Sequence from the Seriola aureovittata isolate HTS-2021-v1 ecotype China chromosome 6, ASM2101889v1, whole genome shotgun sequence genome:
atgttcccctcaactgaggattcaggcgattttaccagaggtggccagcatcatgagggggtgatttaggcaaaaaaaacatttttgtcaaaacatgacttaggccattattttaggaaggtgacgatatttAACAAAGAGGAGAAGATCAAGTGTGGATTCTTCCCTTGATGCAGTGGTGTGGGTATTTTACTTACCTAGAGCCTTGAGTGACAGTGTGGAGAAGAGGAtgagaaaaacaggaacaagGTACTGGAGAGTGACTACAGTCAGATAGCAGAACACACGTGTAACCTGAAAAACAGCACATTGCCTTTATACTTCACAAGAATTTatagagtttttgtttttctatgttcAAATGTTCAAGATTCTCACTTAGTTGTCCATGATTCATATactatataaacataaatattgtaTCTGACCTTCCTCTGAATGTCAATGGCAGCGATGCGTCCTGCTTCCTTCTTCATCTGCTCCACCCACTTCTGAGCCAGGTTGAGGTACGCCTGCAGGTGGTAACGAGTCAGTGCTAGGCGCAGAACACACAGCACCACGATGATCCACAGACGCATGCTGTCAAATACTGCACTGGGCACTCTGAAAGAGATTATAAGTTCAGCAAAAGTCAGCAAAAGCCAGGTGTCTACTCGGCACTGTTTGGACAATATCTTGCATTTTTTGatagctgtttttctttttttttttttttgagttgagGTTTCTTGTTGCGGATAAAATGAGCAAATATGTACATGCACTCACATTGTGATGGAGGTCTTTCCAATGGGTGCGTTGGCCAGGAAGTCTCTTGCAATGGGTTTCACCCACAAAACCAACACAATGACTGGAGACAGGAAACTCATGTGCAGCAGAATCCTGCAGGAAAGATTAGGGGCACCACTGAGAGAGCTAAGTACTGctaatgtaatgttttcttttaataaggCAAAGAGTACATTGCTTTTTGCAGTGTAAATGTATTGGGTCCTACTGGATGAGTGGGCGGTCTGAGTTCATCTGTACAGCATCAAGATGAGTCTGAGCCAGTCGCAGTCCGGGGAAAGCCAGCAGAGAACCAATGTAAGCACAGATAGCAGCCAGACCGAGCTTCACTGTCAGCTTAGTAACTGGGATTCtgaagtcaaaaaaacaacaaccgaTGATTTAGCATGGCAGCATCTAACTCTGGATTTTTCGAGTAAAACCTGTTGCTGGCCTATGCATCGTACTAAACGAAGATGGTGTCTCTAAACACATGATGTAATGTCAATCAACATGAAATTAACACAACTTCGTTTATGAAGCAGTATTTCAGTTATCAGTCATCCATGTGAAGTTGATACTTACGACCACTCAGCATAACCCTGCTGTTTGGCAAAGACTTCTAAGTTGTCGAAGAGGTTGGAAAAGCCGGACTCCAGGCCGAACTCCAGGTAGTCCTCTCtgaccaccagcaccagcatgGCCacgagcagagacagaaaaccaaAGGCAAGGCACACTGATCGCTCGCCACCCTCTTCAGAGCGGAAGTAGTGTCTCATCAGAGTGTGAAGGGTCTTTCTGAGTGTTGCACATTGAGTGTAAACAACTGTGAGGAAAAGGCAGCACTCGTCTAGTCGAAGCCTCTCCATATTGTATATCTTCATTGGGCTATGTTATCTTGAGCTTgttaacaattttttttaaaaatatcaatagTCATGCACTGTACTTTATAACTTCTTATCAATAGGCATGTATTCTGATAAAAGGATCTTACAAATTTGCAAATATGACTAGATGCTTCATCATCTTTGCCATTCGATCATGAAAAAGTTTTGAGACTgccacttcaaaataaaattacctTTTGTAAGATCATGTTTAAAGATGTGTCTGTTGCAACATAAAGTGACTTTTCAGTTGAAGGATACAGACTGAAGAGAACAGTCAGAACACACCAGATAGCTCCAATGTTGACCTCTTTGCTTGCATCCACCACATTGTAATAACACTCAGTGAACAGGAAGACACCCGTTGCATAGACTGCAAAATCTACCAGCCACTGGTACTCCAGGAAAAAACGCAGCACTGAGAGTAGAAATATGGAAAAAAGAACATTAGTATTCGGAGAAGGTTATTCTGTTTTCTACCTTTTGATCGAAATTAGATTTCATACATTGTTTTGAGGCAGGAAATTGgaatcataaaaaatgaaagaatgaacGTATGGTTGGGAGTCAACAGCTGAGTCTGAGCGGTATTTGGACTTGCACAATGTTAAGTGGTGGTGTAGACAGAGCAATGTTTGTTTTACCAAGAGCGTCAATGACGTTGACTGGAGCTTTCTCCAGGTGAAGGTCGATGTCTTTGGGCACAGTGAGGGGCTTGCTCTCCCCATTCTGTCTCCTACAAATAACAAAGAGGACACATGGCTTcgttaaaaaacaaatatgctTCTGTCATGGAgtttcacaagaaaaaataaaacagagagtCACAAAGTCTTGCTTGCTCAGACGTAAAATACAACATATGCAACAAAAAGTACAAATCAGCACCTTTATTTCAAAGACCACAAGGATTCTTTTCACCACTGTCACACCCTCCCCTAAATCCCACCTGTCTCTCCTGTTTGGTTTGGGCATCTGCTTTCCTGCCAATGCACACAGCTCTCCTTCTGATGGGTGTTTGAACCGGAACAAACTGGAAGAAACAGCAGGCACATGTATGTTGACAGTGCACAGCACATTATGTGTATCAATATACTGCATGACCAGATTGTAAGAGTGACAATACCTGCCATTGCAGAGGAGCCAGCGAGCAAATGAGCAATGTGGAGCCATCCTCTGCATAATGCTGGCAGCCAGCAAGCTGACCACCAGCTGAACCCCCATCAGCGCCTGTCAGAGCACACAGATTTTAAGTATGAGATCCAACCCTGAAGcccccagctgtgtgtgtcagtaggTAATGCATCAGAGACGGTCTGAGAGCAGGAGTGTCCTCTCTACAACTGTGGCAGTCTGTCATGACTGCATTTTGTGTTGACTCAGCACACAAGACACACTTAAGTTTCTACAAGACGTAGTTTTCGCTACATGAGAGCTTAGTTAGTTCCCATGTCAAAGGCTGTGGCAGAAGCCATGTCATACACTGTGCTGAAAGCTCAcgcaaaatgaatgaaagtcaGCAAATGGCTATCGTGCTAAGTTTAGCTAAACTTCACcacctgtcagtgctgctgcaaGCGTCAGCTAGCTACTTAGCATTAGCAAACTAGCTCTCACAGTAACTGATACGCGCAAAATGGACTCGCTAGTGAGCATTACAGCATGCTTTTAAGAATGGTCATTACATGCAAGTATACAAGAATGTGACTTCAGTTACCATCTCTTCTCCCGAAAGACGTGGTTAAACCCTGACTATGTActggagcttcttcttctcatgCAGTAGAGTCTTGACAGCTGAACCAACTGACATGTGAAACTGCTCAATGTCCCGGATGTACTCGTGGAGTCACGCGCTGCCTTAAGGTGCTCCACTAAAGCTCTGTAAATTCTAAACATGATGACAACGCCGGCCTGCACTGCTGCTACAACTCAGGCAGGAGGTAAAGTAGCTAGATTAGCACGAATTACCGTGCTTAAATGCTACGTTTTTGAGTTGGTAGTGTTTTACTTGACTGTTGTTCTATGAGACTGTGTTTTATGCGTTTAGCCGGCTGGTTCAATCACAAGTGACCTTTCAAACCGatttatttgacattaaaacacaaagcatGATAAATGTTAAACTATAGAGTAGCATATGCAGGTGTTTTTACATCTAGCTACGTAGATGTAAAAACACCTGCAGTCAggttaaaatgtaataatttcaCTTCTCTGAAAGGGACCTCAAATTGAGTCCTTATTACGTTTGAAACTCGATGACGTtgacttttactcaagtaaattTGAAACGCAGGACAGTTAGTGTATTTTTTCATTGCTactttaaaacaacatcaatTCTTCTTCCACTGatactactacaactacaaaCACCTCTGTGTGCACTTTTAAGTAACGATTTTaacttctttcttctttttttttaccgtttgaaccttgtttgtgtattttacaAACCAAGCGGCAGAGTGCAAGTACTTTAGGCACACTATTTAAggtttaatcatttttatggaAATCGTTTAAACAAATGAGTACAACCAACAGTGGCATAGGCCTACCGTATAGCTCAATTGTTTCATCAGGCATTCTCATTCACTCACATGAAGTTTCAATTTCTGATGTCCTTGAAGGCCTCAGAGCAAGCACAGAGGAGCAGTGCATTCGCTGGCTCTAAGCTGCTCTGACAGAAAAAGAATATtatcacaatgaaaatattattaaaattcATTACTTTCCATAATATTACCGTTAAACATACACATTCTGAAGATATTTGGCAGACACATATGCTTAGCTAAGGCACATCCATTCTGTTCTGATTATGGAAActatggattaaaaaaaaaaaggccataagGAAAGCAGTACAGCAATTTTAATTTACCAACATGCTCCCACTCCTCATctcttattaaaatgtaaaattatatcCATCTTAGTTCCTTGTTCTTCCTCAATACCCCTGAACATCCTCCTAATGATAATCTCTATGTTTTATGCTTCCACCATCATGTATCTTAACATTTCactggatgaaaacaaacattatgcAAATTGTGAGGCTTAAAGTCTCAGAAATGCTCCTCTTTCCCTCTACTTAGGAATTAAAACGCACAGACActagggaggaggagagaaggataGTGCAATATTTTGATGTAATTATGTATTAAAgcattatttttctatttagaTGGATAGAAACGAGGAAGCATTTGGTGGTTATCTTCAAACCTGTCGACAAAGTTTATATCTTTGTAATTTCGTAATGCATTAAGATGATCTCTTAGCCTCAGATTATTATAAGCCATGAGGTGTTTGGGGAATAATGGGGTAGGAGGACGACAGCTCTGGCTGCACTGATGCATCCTCCATGTGTGGTATGCTTGGTCACTCTTGATGAAAATGATtgtccacatacacacacacacacacacacatacacatacacatatacacacactggcCTGTACGTGCATTATAATGTCAGCTCATCCTCTGTACAAAGCAGAGGCCCGTATGCCTCCGACAGTGCAGAGTATTTCCAGCAGCATGCCCTCTAAAGATCTCTTACCAGAACCATTCACCGCATTCAAATCTGTGTTTAGCATGTGCGTCCTTGTTATTTGGGTGGTCTGCTGAAGTTTGATTGAATTCCCACTTTCTGCTAATTGGCGGCACCCCTTCTGCTGAAGATGTGTCTGATCCTTTGCCCTGTGAATTTGCGCACAAGGGCATGACGTTTCACTGAGAGCTGTGAATTTGATCAAATGGAGCTTTGTGCGgtgaagcagcagcatctcTGGTGGGCGTGTATGCACCACTGGGTAGGCATCTGTAAACATAAATCACATAAAATTAGTTGTTTGGCTGAATATCAAactctgtgtggttgtttgaGCTTTATGGGTCTCGGTGATGCAGCTCTGGTCTATACCCTGAAGCAATTAGTTTGTGAGATTCTGAGCAAGGGGAAATGAAGCGATCATGTTTTAATTAGAATTTCACTCctttaaaagtcaaataaagGAGCTTGTTTATCCATATATTTCTGCTGTTGAagataaaatacacacagtatgtatGGACTGAAGTGCTGTTATGACCTCTTTGCACGTGTATAGAGCAACAAAGTGCCATGACAGCATCCTAACATTATCT
This genomic interval carries:
- the tmem161a gene encoding transmembrane protein 161A; the protein is MALMGVQLVVSLLAASIMQRMAPHCSFARWLLCNGSLFRFKHPSEGELCALAGKQMPKPNRRDRRQNGESKPLTVPKDIDLHLEKAPVNVIDALVLRFFLEYQWLVDFAVYATGVFLFTECYYNVVDASKEVNIGAIWCVLTVLFSLKTLHTLMRHYFRSEEGGERSVCLAFGFLSLLVAMLVLVVREDYLEFGLESGFSNLFDNLEVFAKQQGYAEWSIPVTKLTVKLGLAAICAYIGSLLAFPGLRLAQTHLDAVQMNSDRPLIQILLHMSFLSPVIVLVLWVKPIARDFLANAPIGKTSITIVPSAVFDSMRLWIIVVLCVLRLALTRYHLQAYLNLAQKWVEQMKKEAGRIAAIDIQRKVTRVFCYLTVVTLQYLVPVFLILFSTLSLKALGDFSWAVGAEETPGVTPALVMPTAAPVLPSGLDEDEEGVEDMEEDIQATVAHLSATFTALRSVLTPLFFRGFFAFLTWWVAACQVISSLFGIYFHQYLMQN